In Mastigocladopsis repens PCC 10914, a single window of DNA contains:
- a CDS encoding NAD(P)H dehydrogenase subunit NdhS: protein MILPGATVRVKNPKDTYYRSEGLVQRVSDGKVAVLFEGGNWDKLVTFRLSELELVETTAGRKAGKK, encoded by the coding sequence ATGATTCTACCTGGAGCAACTGTTCGCGTCAAAAATCCCAAAGACACCTATTATCGCTCTGAAGGACTTGTGCAACGCGTCAGCGATGGCAAAGTCGCTGTTCTGTTTGAAGGTGGTAACTGGGATAAATTAGTTACCTTTCGCCTGTCGGAATTGGAACTTGTAGAAACCACAGCAGGACGTAAAGCAGGTAAAAAGTAA
- a CDS encoding UDP-glucose dehydrogenase family protein: MRVCVIGTGYVGLVTGACLAHIGHDVICVDNNEEKVKLMKSGQSPIFEPGLSEIMQSAISAGKIQFSSDLAAGVAHGEILFIAVGTPPLPTGESDTRYVEAVARGIGAHLDGGYKVIVNKSTVPIGSGDWVRMIVLDGIAERQKTLITAGGAPSYDKLPEITAEFDVVSNPEFLREGSAVYDTFNPDRIVLGGNSLKAVAMMKELYTPIVERKFAADQSLPPVPVLVTDLSSAEMIKYAANAFLATKISFINEIANICDRVGADVTQIAKGIGLDSRIGNKFLNAGIGWGGSCFPKDVAALIHTADDYGYEAQLLKAAVNVNERQRVLAIEKLQQTLKILKGKSVGLLGLTFKPDTDDMRDAPALNIIEQLNRLGAKVKAYDPIVSQTGMRHGLTGVLVETDAERLADGCDALVLVTEWQQFKNLDYSKMAELMSHPVMIDGRNFLDRETMVRAGFQYVAIGR, from the coding sequence ATGCGTGTTTGCGTCATCGGTACTGGTTATGTAGGTTTAGTAACAGGTGCTTGCTTAGCTCACATCGGACATGATGTTATTTGTGTAGACAACAACGAAGAGAAAGTCAAGCTCATGAAGTCTGGGCAGTCGCCCATCTTTGAGCCTGGACTGTCGGAAATTATGCAGTCTGCTATTAGTGCAGGTAAGATCCAATTCTCCTCAGATTTAGCTGCAGGAGTCGCTCACGGAGAAATTTTATTTATTGCTGTAGGAACGCCACCTTTACCAACTGGGGAGAGTGATACCCGCTATGTTGAAGCGGTTGCCCGTGGTATTGGCGCTCATTTAGACGGTGGGTATAAGGTGATTGTGAATAAATCCACAGTACCCATTGGTTCAGGAGACTGGGTGCGGATGATTGTCTTAGATGGCATAGCCGAACGCCAGAAAACACTGATCACCGCTGGTGGAGCGCCAAGCTACGATAAGCTGCCTGAGATTACAGCTGAGTTTGATGTCGTCAGCAATCCAGAGTTTTTGCGTGAAGGTTCGGCGGTGTACGACACCTTCAACCCTGACCGCATCGTACTGGGAGGCAACAGTTTAAAGGCAGTAGCCATGATGAAAGAACTGTATACCCCAATTGTTGAGCGTAAGTTTGCCGCAGACCAATCTCTACCCCCAGTGCCAGTGCTGGTGACAGACCTGAGTTCGGCGGAGATGATTAAATACGCTGCTAATGCTTTCTTGGCAACTAAGATTAGTTTCATTAACGAAATTGCCAACATTTGCGATCGCGTTGGTGCTGACGTGACCCAAATTGCAAAAGGTATCGGTTTAGACTCCCGTATTGGGAACAAATTCTTAAACGCTGGCATTGGCTGGGGTGGTTCCTGCTTCCCCAAAGACGTAGCTGCCCTCATTCACACCGCAGATGACTACGGTTATGAGGCTCAGTTGCTAAAAGCGGCTGTTAATGTCAACGAACGCCAGCGCGTGCTTGCCATTGAAAAACTCCAGCAAACCCTGAAAATCCTCAAAGGGAAAAGTGTGGGATTATTAGGTTTAACCTTCAAACCCGATACCGATGATATGCGCGATGCTCCAGCCCTCAACATCATTGAGCAGTTGAATAGACTGGGAGCCAAAGTTAAGGCATACGACCCAATTGTTTCTCAAACAGGTATGCGTCATGGTCTTACTGGTGTGCTGGTAGAAACCGATGCTGAAAGACTTGCCGATGGCTGCGATGCTTTGGTACTTGTGACTGAATGGCAGCAGTTCAAAAACTTAGACTACAGCAAGATGGCGGAGTTGATGAGCCACCCTGTGATGATTGACGGTCGTAACTTTCTTGACCGCGAGACAATGGTTAGAGCTGGTTTCCAATACGTAGCTATTGGTCGCTAA
- a CDS encoding cation:proton antiporter domain-containing protein, which translates to MELVSQVLALEPTSQVLSKEPIVPFAILLVVILVVPILLERLQIPGLVGLLASGIVLGPHGWNLLQTESPMMNLLSDIGLVYLMFVAGIEIDIQQFRRTKNQSLGFGSLTFLVPLMVGTFVGRIFGFEWNSAILIGSLFASHTLLAYPIISRLGVVNNEAVTVTIGATIFTDIGALLVLAVCVAMRDGEFSFLRLTTLVSLLIIYLIVVLVGFDWAGKEFFRRSGDDEGNQFLFVLLSVFLAAVGAQLIGVEKIVGAFLAGLVVNEAVGEGPVKEKVVFVGSVLFIPIFFVNLGLLIDVPAFVESIGILQLTLFIVVGLIASKFIAAFLAKLVYRYNWQETLTMWSLSVPQVGATLAVTLIGYEANLLDLRVLSSVIVLMLITSTLGPLITSRVAVGLTSSTLKEQRTLTPPYQKPEERDKPYTIVVPVYNPQTQQHLIEMAALLAQQAHGKIVPLAIATAFAHMDAPQLEASVQRSQRLLAKATALSDLLSVEAQPLLRIDDAFAQGISRASREQKASLIIMGWGKRTGLKARLFGNVIDNVLWASHCPVAVTRLVESPKKIQRILVPLENLMTPSLQAVKFAQMLADANQAQVTVLNVCERRTSSSKIAWRRSQLSLLISRLALQNPPEIQIIAHENTAQAILQAARLYDLVVLPFIRNRTVPGGLAISDVTTELAKQLTCSIIMLGEPQRIQTAIVPAEVTSSTTAAISEGVV; encoded by the coding sequence ATGGAACTCGTATCACAAGTTCTTGCTTTGGAACCAACTTCCCAAGTTCTCAGCAAGGAACCAATCGTTCCTTTTGCTATTTTATTGGTGGTTATTTTAGTTGTGCCCATCCTGTTAGAACGGCTGCAAATACCTGGATTAGTAGGTTTACTGGCTTCCGGGATAGTGCTTGGTCCTCACGGCTGGAATTTATTGCAAACAGAATCACCGATGATGAATCTGCTATCAGACATAGGGTTAGTTTACTTGATGTTTGTGGCAGGCATAGAAATAGACATACAGCAGTTTCGGCGCACAAAAAATCAGTCGTTGGGGTTTGGCAGCTTAACCTTTTTGGTTCCCCTCATGGTGGGAACTTTTGTAGGGCGGATTTTTGGCTTTGAGTGGAATTCAGCAATATTAATTGGCTCTTTATTCGCTTCCCATACCCTTTTGGCATATCCCATTATAAGTCGATTGGGAGTGGTAAATAACGAAGCCGTAACTGTTACCATTGGAGCCACCATTTTTACCGATATTGGTGCCCTACTGGTGTTAGCTGTCTGTGTAGCAATGAGAGATGGAGAATTCAGCTTTTTGCGGCTAACCACCCTGGTGAGTTTGTTAATTATATACTTAATTGTCGTTTTGGTAGGCTTTGATTGGGCGGGGAAAGAATTTTTCCGGCGCTCTGGTGATGATGAGGGAAATCAGTTTTTGTTTGTGCTGCTCTCCGTGTTTCTTGCTGCTGTGGGCGCACAATTGATTGGAGTAGAAAAAATTGTTGGAGCCTTTTTAGCAGGTTTAGTTGTCAATGAGGCAGTAGGAGAAGGTCCGGTCAAAGAAAAGGTGGTGTTTGTTGGCAGTGTGCTGTTCATTCCCATCTTCTTTGTTAACCTTGGTTTGCTTATTGACGTGCCTGCCTTTGTTGAAAGTATCGGTATCCTACAGTTAACGCTCTTCATTGTAGTTGGTTTAATAGCAAGTAAATTTATCGCTGCTTTTTTGGCAAAACTGGTTTATCGCTACAACTGGCAGGAAACGCTAACAATGTGGTCATTGTCAGTGCCCCAAGTTGGTGCAACGTTAGCAGTCACGTTAATAGGGTATGAAGCTAATCTGCTTGATTTGAGGGTCTTAAGTAGCGTCATTGTCCTCATGCTCATAACTTCAACTTTAGGACCGCTTATTACTAGTCGAGTAGCTGTAGGCTTAACTTCCTCAACACTTAAGGAGCAAAGGACTCTTACCCCGCCTTACCAGAAGCCAGAAGAAAGAGACAAACCTTACACGATAGTAGTACCTGTTTACAACCCTCAAACACAACAGCATTTAATTGAAATGGCAGCGCTCTTGGCGCAACAGGCACATGGCAAAATTGTACCGCTAGCGATTGCAACTGCTTTTGCTCACATGGATGCACCTCAGTTGGAAGCTTCTGTGCAAAGAAGTCAAAGGTTATTAGCAAAAGCGACAGCACTTAGTGATTTATTGAGTGTGGAAGCACAACCATTGCTGAGAATTGACGATGCTTTTGCTCAGGGAATTAGTAGAGCTTCGCGAGAACAAAAGGCAAGTTTGATTATCATGGGTTGGGGTAAACGTACTGGGTTGAAAGCACGTTTATTTGGTAATGTAATTGATAACGTTTTATGGGCATCCCATTGTCCAGTAGCGGTAACACGGCTGGTGGAATCACCAAAAAAAATTCAGCGCATCTTGGTGCCATTGGAAAATTTAATGACACCTTCATTACAGGCTGTCAAATTTGCCCAGATGTTAGCAGATGCAAATCAAGCACAGGTGACCGTGCTAAATGTCTGCGAACGCCGTACTAGTTCAAGTAAGATTGCTTGGAGGCGATCGCAACTGTCCTTACTTATCTCGAGATTAGCACTGCAAAATCCACCAGAGATTCAAATCATAGCTCATGAAAATACCGCTCAAGCAATTTTGCAGGCAGCGAGACTATATGACTTAGTCGTATTGCCTTTTATACGTAATCGCACTGTTCCTGGTGGGTTAGCAATTAGCGATGTCACCACTGAATTAGCCAAGCAACTTACCTGCTCAATCATCATGCTTGGAGAACCTCAACGTATTCAGACCGCAATTGTGCCGGCTGAGGTTACCAGTAGTACTACAGCTGCCATATCAGAAGGCGTTGTATGA
- a CDS encoding UDP-glucuronic acid decarboxylase family protein yields MRILVTGGAGFIGSHLIDRLIADGHEIICLDNFYTGHKRNILKWFDHPYFEMIRHDITEPIRLEVDQIYHLACPASPVHYQYNPVKTVKTNVMGTLNMLGLAKRVKARILLASTSEVYGDPEVHPQTEEYWGNVNPIGIRSCYDEGKRIAETLTFDYYRQNKVDVRVARIFNTYGPRMLENDGRVVSNFIVQALRGIPLTVYGEGSQTRSFCYVSDLVEGLIRLMNGEYIGPVNLGNPDEYTILELAKTVQDLVNPDAQIKFEPLPSDDPRRRRPDITRAKTWLNWEPTVPLQPGLKLTIEDFHERIKSAQS; encoded by the coding sequence ATGAGAATTTTGGTGACGGGCGGTGCTGGGTTTATTGGTTCCCATCTAATCGACCGACTAATAGCTGATGGACACGAAATCATTTGCTTAGATAATTTTTATACTGGGCATAAACGAAACATACTTAAGTGGTTCGATCATCCTTACTTTGAAATGATCCGCCATGACATCACTGAACCAATTCGCTTGGAAGTTGATCAAATTTACCATCTGGCTTGCCCAGCTTCCCCAGTGCATTACCAGTACAACCCCGTGAAAACAGTCAAAACTAACGTCATGGGGACGCTTAATATGTTGGGGTTGGCTAAACGTGTGAAGGCACGAATTTTGTTGGCTTCAACCAGTGAAGTCTACGGCGATCCTGAAGTGCATCCTCAAACAGAAGAATACTGGGGTAACGTTAATCCTATTGGAATTCGCTCATGCTACGACGAAGGTAAAAGAATTGCTGAAACATTAACATTTGATTACTACAGACAAAATAAAGTCGATGTTCGGGTAGCCCGTATATTCAACACTTATGGACCTCGAATGCTAGAAAACGATGGTCGAGTCGTGAGCAACTTTATCGTTCAAGCATTGCGGGGTATTCCTTTAACCGTTTATGGAGAAGGTTCCCAGACCCGTAGTTTTTGCTACGTATCAGATTTAGTAGAAGGACTGATACGACTGATGAATGGTGAATACATTGGTCCTGTGAATTTAGGAAATCCTGATGAATATACGATTTTAGAATTGGCGAAAACAGTGCAAGACTTGGTAAACCCCGATGCACAGATTAAGTTTGAGCCATTACCTTCTGACGATCCACGTCGTCGTCGTCCTGATATCACAAGGGCAAAAACTTGGTTAAATTGGGAACCTACCGTTCCTTTGCAACCGGGGTTAAAACTGACTATAGAAGATTTCCATGAGCGCATCAAAAGTGCTCAGTCCTGA